In Pectinophora gossypiella chromosome 17, ilPecGoss1.1, whole genome shotgun sequence, one DNA window encodes the following:
- the LOC126374705 gene encoding protein KRI1 homolog, with the protein MSKKKLFDDDLDEEDVSFKTENEYAKKYDNWREKEELYKLEQKYGSKPLSSDASVSSDSEDESDEPPEVSEEMETQFLKTLALLKTKDPKIYDPNYKFFDETEKKVEEAKPAAKTLTFEDSDDEDSNDGNIFTVEKKAEIAAEAPTKKSADSKKTDKEGKIKDFLTGKVEHIDEDVEQQLAPLKALWSDPKLNEGEAFLRDYILNKRYLEEGDVGDADKLRDDEDLEEDERRVEEQGKFERAYNFRFEEPDDEYLKRYPRTMSYTRPKDERRARKRAELRTRKEEEKRRKMEEIKRMKALKLKEIQEKIAKIKEVTGNEDLAFKEEDIEGDFDPAEHDRRMQALFNEEFYGDVDEHKPVFPDLDEELEIENWDKYEPEEAKNAEGDDGPHCEDEDFNMDADYDPKQARATLLEEIQSTLGKKRRNRKKKSKLAEILTSDKPKFVPTVADKTYDEYMEEYYKMDCEDVIGGDLPTRFKYRECVPNDYGLTIEEILLADDKELTQWVPLKKIVKHRPADVEKSDVHTYRAKAADERLKKKVLPSLFKNLPEEPEIVVPLEEATKKKKKKKKNKDKKKEDQITNDEQQSKSNATENNDESSAAEVNNSTEAKIKKKKKHKERSESSILLEDNVEASPKKHKEKHKTHEENLETNENSEYNKPEGKKNKQKGSESNQDGTVEPNVEISEKKHKKKHKKIIENEENSNIQSKEVDIETIQSQDNVFRVNGTSTDVSKKKNKKKKHKSDGFVIENVRNAEPSHVGHEGSKRKDSITEEDLPKSDLKRKLDQHDQEPSKKQKKFDNKGKKDFKNNKKTFKQKDMFKNKQGKDNASDNPLNKLSDERLKAYGLNPKKYRSFLKYKKF; encoded by the exons ATGTCCAAAAAGAAATTATTCGATGATGATTTAGATGAAGAAGATGTCAGCTTCAAAACAGAAAACGAGTACGCTAAGAAATATGATAATTGGCGGGAAAAAGAGGAATTATACAAgt TAGAACAAAAGTATGGGTCAAAACCTCTATCATCTGACGCTTCGGTGTCATCCGACAGCGAGGATGAGAGCGATGAGCCCCCGGAGGTCTCCGAGGAGATGGAGACTCAGTTCCTCAAGACCCTTGCGCTGTTGAAGACCAAGGACCCCAAGATCTATGATCCCAACTACAAGTTTTTTGATGAGACAGAGAAGAAAGTTGAAG AAGCGAAGCCTGCAGCCAAGACCCTCACATTTGAAGACAGTGACGATGAGGACAGCAATGACGGCAACATATTTACGGTGGAAAAGAAAGCCGAAATAGCTGCCGAGGCACCTACTAAGAAATCAGCTGATTCTAAGAAAACTGATAAG GAAGGAAAAATAAAGGACTTCCTGACGGGTAAGGTGGAGCACATTGATGAGGATGTGGAACAACAGCTGGCGCCCCTGAAGGCTCTGTGGTCGGACCCCAAGCTGAACGAGGGGGAGGCCTTCCTTAGGGACTACATACTAAACAAAAG ATACCTGGAGGAAGGCGACGTAGGTGACGCGGACAAGCTGCGTGATGATGAAGACCTAGAGGAAGACGAGCGCCGCGTGGAGGAGCAGGGCAAGTTCGAGCGCGCGTATAACTTCCGCTTCGAGGAGCCTGATGACGAATAT CTAAAGCGCTACCCGCGCACCATGAGCTACACGCGGCCCAAGGACGAGCGCCGCGCGCGCAAGCGAGCCGAGCTGCGCACGCGCAAGGAGGAGGAGAAGAGACGCAAGATGGAGGAGATCAAGCGGATGAAGGCGCTCAAGCTGAAGGAGATACAGGAGAAGATCGCTAAGATAAAAGAAGTTACTGGGAACGAGGACCTGGCGTTTAAG GAGGAGGACATAGAGGGTGACTTCGACCCCGCGGAGCACGACCGCCGCATGCAGGCGTTGTTTAATGAAGAGTTCTACGGAGATGTCGACGAGCACAAACCTGTCTTCCCTGACCTCGACGAGGAGCTTGAGATCG AAAATTGGGACAAGTATGAGCCGGAGGAGGCGAAGAATGCGGAGGGCGACGACGGGCCACATTGCGAGGATGAAGACTTTAAT ATGGACGCAGACTACGACCCGAAGCAAGCGAGAGCGACCCTGCTAGAAGAAATACAGAGCACATTAGGCAAGAAACGTCGCAACCGCAAGAAGAAGTCTAAGTTAGCAGAGATCCTCACCTCGGACAAGCCCAAGTTTGTTCCAACTGTCGCTGATAAGACGTACGATGAGTATATGGAGGAGTACTACAAGATGGACTGTGAAGACGTCATAGGCGGTGACCTGCCGACGCGGTTCAAGTATCGGGAGTGCGTTCCTAACGATTACGGGTTGACTATTGAAGAG ATCCTGCTGGCGGACGACAAGGAGCTGACGCAGTGGGTGCCGCTCAAGAAGATAGTGAAGCATCGCCCCGCCGACGTGGAGAAGAGCGACGTGCACACATACCGGGCGAAGGCGGCGGACGAGCGGCTCAAGAAGAAGGTGCTGCCGAGCCTCTTCAAGAACTTGCCCGA AGAACCGGAAATAGTAGTGCCACTAGAAGAAGCAaccaaaaagaagaagaagaaaaagaagaacaaagataaaaagaaagaagatcAAATTACAAATGATGAACAGCAAAGTAAATCAAATGCTACAGAAAATAATGATGAAAGTAGCGCAGCTGAGGTAAATAACAGTACAGAagctaaaataaagaaaaagaagaagcatAAAGAAAGAAGCGAGAGTAGCATTCTTCTAGAAGATAATGTAGAAGCTAGTCCTAAGAAACACAAGGAAAAGCATAAAACTCATGAAGAAAATTTAGAAACTAACGAAAATAGTGAATATAATAAACCAGAAGGGAAAAAGAATAAGCAGAAAGGGAGTGAGAGCAATCAAGACGGTACAGTCGAGCCTAATGTAGAAATTAGTGAAAAGAAACATAAGAAaaagcataaaaaaataattgaaaatgaaGAAAATAGCAACATTCAAAGTAAAGAAGTTGACATAGAAACGATACAGTCGCAAGATAATGTTTTTCGTGTAAATGGTACATCTACAGATGtcagtaaaaagaaaaataagaaaaagaaacacaaatCCGATGGTTTTGTCATAGAAAATGTTAGAAACGCTGAACCTAGTCACGTGGGCCATGAAGGAAGTAAGAGAAAGGATTCGATCACAGAAGAAGATTTACCGAAATCAGATCTAAAACGCAAATTAGATCAACATGACCAAGAACCAAGTAAGAAGCAGAAGAAATTCGACAACAAGGGCAAGAAagactttaaaaataataaaaagacctTCAAGCAAAAAGATATGTTCAAAAATAAACAAGGCAAAGACAACGCGTCGGATAATCCTCTCAACAAGCTTTCAGATGAACGGCTAAAAGCGTACGGGTTAAATCCTAAGAAATATAGAAGTTTCTTGAAGTACAAGAagttctaa